One Bythopirellula goksoeyrii genomic window, CGGTACGGTCTCCATTCGCGTCACCATGCCGGCGGGTAGCATGTTGACCATCACCGAATCCAAAATTTCGCTGCCAAGTGAGAAAATCGCTGCCGTCGACATCACCGTCGAAGACATATTGGTCACCATTGTAGATTGCATCGAAATCGCCATCTTCGATATAGAGATTGGCTGACCCCATAGTTCCTGTAAGGTTCATGCTATAGGGGACTCCCTGACTGGTCTCTACGAATTGTCCAACTGCATCAACTCCGTGCGGCTCAGCAGATTGTCGAAAGTCACCGGTGCTTTGATATCCAGATGCATTGTCGTTGGTCAGATTGCTGACATGCCAGTCGTCGGCGGACGATCCTGTGCTGTTGCCCCAGCGGCCGAAATACTCGATTTCGAATCCTGCATCGATAAAGGTGGCACCTGCAGGGACATTGCCGCCACCATCAGGCGTCCCAGCGCTAAAGTTGATGGGTGCGTATAGGAGCCCATTGATATCGCTGGCTTCTCCATTGATTCCAATGGAATCGAAAACTGTCCAGCTATCGAGAATTGTTCCTGCATCAAGCTCGTTGTCATCATCGACATCTAGATCGATCAAGGGATCAGGCAAAGCGGGGATAAATGGGATTGTTGCTGAGCCTCCGTTGTTCTTCACCAGCATAAACGTGCCGCCGCTGTTCTCTAGAACGCCATTGTTACCTTCGTCAGAGAATCCAACGGAGCTAGTCGTAGGCC contains:
- a CDS encoding PEP-CTERM sorting domain-containing protein, which produces MFINEIYLDPPGSSGDLVFEYVELRGLPNASLADHYLIVLENETSATANPGEIEAIFDLGSLSTPFLGANGFLTLRQAGGNYSAFDSQATNLDNTLSSFTWGSGPTTSSVGFSDEGNNGVLENSGGTFMLVKNNGGSATIPFIPALPDPLIDLDVDDDNELDAGTILDSWTVFDSIGINGEASDINGLLYAPINFSAGTPDGGGNVPAGATFIDAGFEIEYFGRWGNSTGSSADDWHVSNLTNDNASGYQSTGDFRQSAEPHGVDAVGQFVETSQGVPYSMNLTGTMGSANLYIEDGDFDAIYNGDQYVFDGDVDGSDFLTWQRNFGFGDGQHATRRHGDANGDRTVEGADLALWRTNYGTGAGALVGIVVAVPEPSSLVLLVLGSVALWRKRRE